From the genome of Vulpes lagopus strain Blue_001 chromosome 2, ASM1834538v1, whole genome shotgun sequence, one region includes:
- the TBC1D21 gene encoding TBC1 domain family member 21 isoform X4, giving the protein MVKRKPPIDKTEWDGFFDENGLLAKSRDFICVNILERGLHPFVRTEAWKFLTGYYSWQSSQDERLTVDSTRRKNYEALCEMYEKIQPLLENLHRNFMETRTTIAYDIQKLYDKDPLGNVLIDKKRLEKILLLSYVCNTQAEYQQGFHEMVMLFQLMVEYDHETFWLFQFFLQKTEHSCVINIGVGKNLDKLNTLINFLDPMFAEHLRGKGAGTVQSLFPWFCLCFQRAFKSFDDVWRLWEVLLTGKPCRNFQVLVAYSMLQMVREQVLQESMTSNDILLVRAARAGPALPPGGTDALSAVMVLIQTSSSEPTASRMHQPHSYVAEGETEALL; this is encoded by the exons ATG GTGAAGAGAAAACCACCCATTGACAAGACAGAATGGGATGGCTTCTTTGATGAGAACGGTCTGTTGGCCAAGTCACGAGACTTCATTTGCGTGAACATCCTGGAGAGG ggtctgCACCCCTTCGTGAGGACAGAAGCCTGGAAGTTCCTCACGGGCTACTACTCATGGCAGAGCTCCCAGGATGAGAGGCTCACCGTGGACAGCACAAGGAG GAAGAACTATGAGGCCTTATGCGAGATGTATGAAAAGATTCAGCCCCTTCTGGAAAACCTGCACCGGAACTTCATGGAGACTCGGACTACCATCG CATATGACATTCAGAAACTCTACGACAAAGACCCACTAGGCAATGTCCTGATCGACAAGAAGCGACTGGAGAAAATCCTGCTCCTGAGTTACGTCTGCAATACCCAGGCAG aGTACCAGCAGGGCTTCCACGAGATGGTGATGCTTTTCCAGCTGATGGTGGAATATGACCACGAGACCTTCTGGCTTTTCCAGTTCTTCCTGCAGAAAACG GAGCACAGCTGTGTCATCAACATCGGAGTAGGCAAGAACCTAGACAAGCTCAACACCCTGATCAACTTCCTGGACCCcatgtttgctgagcacctac GAGGGAAGGGTGCGGGGACTGTGCAGTCCCTCTTCCCCTGGTTCTGTCTCTGCTTCCAGCGTGCCTTCAAGTCCTTCGACGAtgtctggaggctctgggag GTTCTGCTGACAGGGAAGCCGTGCAGGAACTTCCAGGTGCTGGTGGCCTACAGCATGCTGCAGATGGTGCGGGAGCAGGTGCTGCAGGAGAGCATGACCAGCAATGACATCCTCCTGGTGAGAGCAGCTCGGGCCGGGCCAGCCCTCCCCCCTGGCGGGACTGATGCCCTGAGCGCTGTGATGGTGCTTATACAGACCAGCTCATCTGAGCCCACAGCCAGCCGGATGCATCAGCCGCACTCCtatgtggcagagggagaaactgaggccttgCTCTAG